In Leopardus geoffroyi isolate Oge1 chromosome D1, O.geoffroyi_Oge1_pat1.0, whole genome shotgun sequence, a single window of DNA contains:
- the NRGN gene encoding neurogranin has protein sequence MDCCTESACSKPDDDILDIPLDDPGANAAAAKIQASFRGHMARKKIKSGERGRKGPGHGGTGGAGGARGGAGGGPSGD, from the exons ATGGACTGCTGCACC gagaGCGCGTGCTCCAAGCCGGACGACGACATTCTAGACATCCCGCTGGACGATCCTGGCGCCAACGCGGCCGCTGCCAAAATCCAGGCGAGTTTCCGGGGCCACATGGCAAGGAAGAAGATAAAGAGCGGAGAGCGCGGCCGGAAGGGCCCGGGCCACGGGGGAACGGGCGGAGCTGGGGGCGCCCGGGGAGGCGCGGGCGGCGGCCCCAGCGGAGACTAG
- the VSIG2 gene encoding V-set and immunoglobulin domain-containing protein 2 isoform X1, whose protein sequence is MAQLSGLLLCGALLGFACLDPGVAVEVKVPAEPLSTPVGKTAELTCSYSTSVGDSFALEWSFVPPGKPLSASHPILYFTNGHLYPTGSQAKRASLLQNPPTGGVATLKLTDVHPSDTGTYLCQVNNPPDFYTNGLGLINLTVLVPPSSPLCSKSGQTSVGGSAALKCSSSQGAPRPVYNWVRLGSSPTPSLGSMVQDEVSGQLILTNLSLTYSGTYRCVATNQMGSASCELTLSVTDPSKGRVAGALIGVLLGVLLLSVAAFCLIRFQKDRRKRPKETYGGSDIREDAIAPGISEQTSVRPDSSKGLLQRPPSSSSVTTTKSKLPMVV, encoded by the exons ATGGCCCAGCTTTCTGGGCTGTTGCTCTGTGGGGCCCTGCTGGGCTTCGCTTGCCTGG ACCCCGGGGTAGCCGTGGAGGTGAAGGTGCCCGCCGAGCCCCTGAGCACCCCCGTGGGCAAGACCGCCGAGCTGACCTGCAGCTACAGCACGTCGGTGGGAGACAGCTTCGCCCTGGAGTGGAGCTTTGTGCCGCCGGGGAAGCCCCTCTCTGCGTCCCATCCC ATCCTGTACTTCACCAATGGCCATCTGTATCCAACTGGTTCTCAGGCAAAGAGGGCCAGCCTGCTTCAGAACCCCCCCACAGGAGGGGTAGCCACCCTGAAACTGACTGATGTCCACCCCTCGGATACTGGAACCTACCTCTGCCAAGTTAATAACCCACCAGATTTCTACACAAATGGGTTGGGGCTAATCAACCTTACTGTGCTGG TGCCTCCCAGTAGTCCCTTGTGCAGTAAGAGTGGTCAGACCTCTGTGGGGGGCTCTGCTGCACTGAAATGCAGTTCTTCCCAGGGAGCCCCCAGGCCAGTGTACAACTGGGTACGCCTTGGATCTTCCCCTACACCTTCTCTTGGCAGCATGGTGCAAG ATGAGGTGTCTGGCCAACTCATTCTCACCAATCTCTCCCTGACCTATTCGGGCACCTACCGCTGTGTGGCCACCAACCAGATGGGCAGTGCATCCTGTGAGCTGACCCTCTCTGTGACTG ACCCATCCAAAGGCCGAGTGGCTGGGGCTCTGATTGGGGTGCTCCTGGGCGTGCTGTTGTTGTCAGTTGCTGCATTCTGCCTGATAAGGTTCCAGAAAGACAGGAGGAAGAGGCCCAAGGAGACATATGGGGGCAGTGACATTCG GGAGGATGCCATTGCTCCTGGGATTTCTGAGCAAACTTCTGTGAGACCAGATTCTAGCAAAGGGCTCCTGCAGAGACCCCCCTCTTCCAGCAGTGTGACGACCACCAAGTCCAAGCTCCCTATGGTTGTCTGA
- the VSIG2 gene encoding V-set and immunoglobulin domain-containing protein 2 isoform X2, translating into MAQLSGLLLCGALLGFACLDPGVAVEVKVPAEPLSTPVGKTAELTCSYSTSVGDSFALEWSFVPPGKPLSASHPILYFTNGHLYPTGSQAKRASLLQNPPTGGVATLKLTDVHPSDTGTYLCQVNNPPDFYTNGLGLINLTVLDEVSGQLILTNLSLTYSGTYRCVATNQMGSASCELTLSVTDPSKGRVAGALIGVLLGVLLLSVAAFCLIRFQKDRRKRPKETYGGSDIREDAIAPGISEQTSVRPDSSKGLLQRPPSSSSVTTTKSKLPMVV; encoded by the exons ATGGCCCAGCTTTCTGGGCTGTTGCTCTGTGGGGCCCTGCTGGGCTTCGCTTGCCTGG ACCCCGGGGTAGCCGTGGAGGTGAAGGTGCCCGCCGAGCCCCTGAGCACCCCCGTGGGCAAGACCGCCGAGCTGACCTGCAGCTACAGCACGTCGGTGGGAGACAGCTTCGCCCTGGAGTGGAGCTTTGTGCCGCCGGGGAAGCCCCTCTCTGCGTCCCATCCC ATCCTGTACTTCACCAATGGCCATCTGTATCCAACTGGTTCTCAGGCAAAGAGGGCCAGCCTGCTTCAGAACCCCCCCACAGGAGGGGTAGCCACCCTGAAACTGACTGATGTCCACCCCTCGGATACTGGAACCTACCTCTGCCAAGTTAATAACCCACCAGATTTCTACACAAATGGGTTGGGGCTAATCAACCTTACTGTGCTGG ATGAGGTGTCTGGCCAACTCATTCTCACCAATCTCTCCCTGACCTATTCGGGCACCTACCGCTGTGTGGCCACCAACCAGATGGGCAGTGCATCCTGTGAGCTGACCCTCTCTGTGACTG ACCCATCCAAAGGCCGAGTGGCTGGGGCTCTGATTGGGGTGCTCCTGGGCGTGCTGTTGTTGTCAGTTGCTGCATTCTGCCTGATAAGGTTCCAGAAAGACAGGAGGAAGAGGCCCAAGGAGACATATGGGGGCAGTGACATTCG GGAGGATGCCATTGCTCCTGGGATTTCTGAGCAAACTTCTGTGAGACCAGATTCTAGCAAAGGGCTCCTGCAGAGACCCCCCTCTTCCAGCAGTGTGACGACCACCAAGTCCAAGCTCCCTATGGTTGTCTGA